A stretch of the Coprobacillus cateniformis genome encodes the following:
- a CDS encoding dicarboxylate/amino acid:cation symporter: MKSANKGKKLAMKMIIALVCGLIVGFACILLRENLIANGQSETWTTINNIFFQDITVEGATSAIGIFYIIGQLFVNSLQLIIVPMVFVSIALAICVITDTKKLGRISSKTILTFFITTICALIFAGIIGALVYQINAVNASDIVIKEGTVGTNPLAIILSIVPNNFISALTNNGGVLAIVFLAVSVGLAMNQLKDKTKTIKKLFIELSDIISVCLSFIINKFAPYAIFCLLTRTFAAYGIDYLKPALAYVITVLIALLVYLIIAYPIYIMVMAKLSPKPFMKKIAKVALFGFSTSSSAATLPLNKQTTVDEMGVSEQIASFTLPLGMTINMDGTAIMQVIAAIFVAASSGYDVTFTSMAIIAVLALIASIGTPAAPGAGAVILFTILTGMGYTNDAALLSYSLILAINRPIEMLVTSLNVVGDSSTSIIVAKKENMLDEDLYHR; the protein is encoded by the coding sequence ATGAAGTCAGCAAATAAAGGAAAAAAACTTGCAATGAAAATGATTATTGCGTTGGTTTGTGGTTTAATTGTAGGATTCGCTTGTATTTTATTAAGAGAGAATCTAATAGCCAATGGACAATCAGAGACTTGGACTACAATTAATAATATCTTTTTTCAAGATATTACTGTTGAAGGAGCTACAAGTGCTATAGGTATATTTTATATTATTGGTCAGCTGTTTGTGAATTCTTTACAATTAATTATTGTTCCTATGGTTTTTGTATCTATTGCATTAGCTATTTGTGTAATTACAGATACAAAAAAATTAGGAAGAATATCATCTAAAACAATTCTAACTTTTTTTATAACAACTATATGTGCATTGATTTTTGCTGGTATTATTGGAGCTTTGGTTTATCAAATTAATGCTGTGAATGCATCTGATATTGTTATTAAAGAAGGAACTGTTGGAACAAATCCATTAGCTATTATTTTATCCATTGTACCTAATAATTTTATATCTGCTCTGACAAATAATGGTGGTGTTTTGGCTATAGTGTTTCTTGCTGTATCAGTTGGTTTAGCAATGAATCAATTAAAAGATAAAACAAAAACAATTAAAAAGTTATTTATTGAATTAAGTGATATTATTTCTGTTTGTTTATCATTTATAATTAATAAATTTGCTCCATATGCAATATTTTGCTTATTAACAAGGACATTTGCAGCATATGGCATTGATTATTTAAAGCCAGCATTGGCATATGTTATTACAGTATTAATAGCTTTACTTGTCTATTTGATTATAGCATATCCAATTTATATTATGGTTATGGCTAAATTAAGTCCTAAACCGTTTATGAAGAAAATAGCGAAAGTTGCTTTATTTGGATTTTCAACATCATCAAGTGCTGCAACACTTCCTTTAAATAAACAAACAACTGTTGATGAAATGGGAGTGAGTGAACAAATTGCATCCTTTACATTGCCACTTGGGATGACAATTAATATGGATGGAACTGCTATTATGCAAGTTATCGCTGCTATTTTTGTAGCAGCTAGTTCAGGTTATGATGTTACATTTACATCTATGGCTATTATTGCTGTATTAGCATTAATTGCTTCAATTGGAACTCCTGCAGCACCTGGAGCTGGAGCAGTTATCTTATTTACGATATTAACTGGAATGGGATATACAAACGATGCAGCTTTACTATCTTATTCATTGATTCTTGCTATTAATAGACCTATTGAAATGCTAGTGACATCTTTAAATGTAGTAGGCGATTCTTCGACATCTATTATTGTTGCTAAAAAAGAGAACATGTTAGATGAGGATTTATATCATAGATAG
- a CDS encoding DUF4230 domain-containing protein → MAKEKKIQINQTFKNIIILVIVAAIFFLVGKIWPSGEEPTVMTSDLLSQQIKEISELATVEYNYTNMGKFENQATFYGWTVPFTTKSFIISYDGKIKAGIDMSIVEVKLSGKKITVTVPKAKILSHEIDEKSIEVFDETKNIFNQISITDYHQFAIDQKEKMETNVKEKGLIEEAQKKAETTIKTFITSSNRLSDDYEIIFKVSE, encoded by the coding sequence ATGGCAAAAGAAAAAAAGATTCAAATTAATCAGACTTTTAAAAATATAATTATACTTGTGATTGTTGCAGCTATTTTCTTTTTGGTAGGGAAGATATGGCCTAGTGGTGAAGAACCAACAGTAATGACAAGTGATTTGTTATCACAGCAGATTAAAGAAATTAGTGAATTAGCAACTGTTGAATATAATTATACAAATATGGGTAAATTTGAAAATCAGGCAACATTTTATGGATGGACTGTTCCATTTACAACAAAGAGTTTTATTATTTCATATGATGGTAAGATTAAAGCTGGTATTGATATGAGTATTGTGGAAGTTAAATTAAGTGGTAAGAAGATAACAGTGACAGTTCCAAAAGCAAAAATTCTTTCTCATGAAATAGATGAAAAGAGTATTGAAGTTTTTGATGAAACAAAGAATATTTTTAATCAGATTAGCATAACAGATTATCATCAATTTGCGATTGATCAAAAAGAGAAAATGGAAACAAATGTCAAAGAGAAAGGCTTAATTGAGGAAGCACAAAAAAAGGCAGAAACGACAATAAAAACATTCATCACATCATCAAATAGATTATCAGATGATTATGAAATAATATTTAAAGTTAGTGAGTAG
- the gyrA gene encoding DNA gyrase subunit A: MEQRGIKKRLLTEEMKKSFISYAMSVIVQRALPDVRDGLKPVQRRIVHGMNELGCYSDKPYKKSARIVGEVMGKYHPHGDSSIYEALVRMAQDFSYRYMIVDGHGNFGSIDGDGAAAARYTEARMSKISMELVRDINKDTVNFIPNYDGEETEPEVLPARFPNLLVNGTTGIAVGMATNIPPHNLGEVIDAILAVSHNPDITIMELMEDYIQGPDFPTGAYILGKSAIKKAYETGNGLIIMRAKTDIIDIHGGKKAIIVNEIPYMVNKARLIEKMAEHVKEKRIEGITEIRDESNREGIRIVIELRKDVQPEVILNQLFKLTSLQTTFGVNTIALVNNEPQTLNLKQMITYYLDHQEEVIKRRTAYDLKKAEDRAHILEGLKRALDQIDAIIDLIRTSRTTEIIQQRLMSEFDMSERQAKAIREMQLQRLAGLEREKIENELNDLLTLIADLKDILENRERILAIIEAELLQLKDKFADKRRTEIIQGTFDLEDEDLIPVEDIIISLTTNGYVKRMPVDTYKTQNRGGRGIKGMATNEDDIVDSLINMSTHDDLLFFTNFGKVYRIKGYNVPEFGRTAKGLPVVNLLNLDKDEYVKSMISIRKEDILEKKAEYLFFVTLNGLVKKTHIDEFENIRQSGKIAIGLKEDDQLVSVKLTTGNAQILVAASNGKLIRFKESDVRKMGRTASGVRGINVDGGHVIGMTTDQEGQFIMAISENGYGKMSPLDDYRESHRGGKGVKTINTTAKTGQLVALRAVNGDEDLLIITSEGIVIRLPMDQVKTAGRNTQGVRLIKVAEGSTVSSVEVVEKAEEDNEEPSDEIKE, translated from the coding sequence ATGGAACAACGTGGAATTAAGAAAAGACTTCTGACAGAAGAAATGAAGAAATCTTTCATTAGTTATGCAATGTCAGTTATTGTACAAAGAGCATTGCCTGATGTGAGAGATGGACTCAAACCTGTTCAACGTAGAATTGTTCATGGGATGAATGAACTTGGATGTTATAGTGATAAACCATATAAGAAATCAGCCCGTATTGTTGGGGAAGTTATGGGGAAATACCATCCACATGGAGATTCTTCAATCTATGAAGCATTGGTACGTATGGCACAAGATTTCTCTTATCGTTATATGATTGTTGATGGTCATGGGAACTTTGGTTCAATTGATGGTGATGGTGCTGCTGCTGCCCGTTATACTGAAGCAAGAATGTCAAAGATTTCAATGGAATTGGTAAGAGATATCAATAAAGATACTGTCAATTTTATTCCTAACTATGATGGTGAAGAAACAGAACCAGAAGTTTTACCAGCCAGATTTCCAAATTTATTGGTAAATGGAACAACTGGAATTGCTGTTGGTATGGCTACGAATATACCTCCACATAATTTAGGAGAAGTTATAGATGCTATTTTAGCTGTTTCTCATAATCCAGATATTACAATTATGGAATTGATGGAAGATTATATTCAAGGTCCTGATTTTCCAACAGGAGCATATATATTAGGGAAATCTGCAATTAAAAAAGCTTATGAAACTGGTAATGGATTAATTATCATGAGAGCTAAAACGGATATTATTGATATTCATGGTGGAAAAAAAGCGATTATTGTTAATGAAATTCCATATATGGTAAATAAAGCAAGATTAATTGAAAAAATGGCTGAACATGTTAAAGAAAAGCGTATTGAAGGAATTACAGAGATTCGTGATGAATCTAACCGTGAAGGGATAAGAATTGTTATTGAATTGCGTAAAGATGTTCAACCTGAAGTGATTTTAAATCAATTATTTAAATTAACATCATTACAAACAACATTTGGTGTGAATACAATTGCTTTGGTTAATAATGAACCGCAAACATTGAATTTAAAACAAATGATTACTTATTATTTAGATCATCAAGAAGAAGTCATTAAAAGAAGAACTGCTTATGATTTAAAGAAAGCAGAAGATAGAGCACATATCTTAGAAGGTTTAAAGAGAGCTTTAGATCAAATAGATGCTATTATTGATTTAATTCGTACATCAAGAACAACTGAAATTATTCAACAAAGATTGATGAGTGAGTTTGATATGTCTGAAAGACAAGCCAAAGCTATTCGTGAAATGCAATTACAAAGATTAGCTGGTTTGGAAAGAGAAAAGATTGAAAATGAATTAAATGATTTATTAACTTTAATTGCTGATTTAAAAGATATTCTTGAAAATAGAGAAAGAATTTTAGCAATCATTGAAGCAGAATTATTGCAATTAAAAGATAAATTTGCTGATAAGAGAAGAACTGAAATTATTCAGGGAACATTTGATTTAGAAGATGAAGATTTAATACCAGTTGAAGATATTATTATTTCATTAACAACAAATGGATATGTTAAACGTATGCCAGTTGATACTTATAAAACACAAAACAGAGGTGGTAGAGGTATTAAAGGTATGGCTACGAATGAAGATGATATTGTTGATTCATTAATTAATATGAGTACTCATGATGATCTCTTATTCTTTACAAACTTTGGTAAAGTTTATCGTATTAAAGGATACAATGTTCCAGAGTTTGGTAGAACGGCTAAAGGGTTACCAGTTGTAAACTTATTGAATCTTGATAAAGATGAATATGTTAAATCCATGATATCTATTCGTAAAGAAGATATTTTAGAAAAGAAAGCTGAATATTTATTCTTTGTGACATTGAATGGACTTGTTAAGAAAACCCATATTGATGAATTTGAAAATATTAGACAATCTGGTAAGATTGCTATTGGTCTTAAAGAAGATGATCAATTGGTTTCTGTTAAATTAACAACAGGGAATGCTCAAATTTTAGTTGCAGCCTCTAATGGTAAACTTATTAGATTTAAAGAGAGCGATGTCCGTAAAATGGGAAGAACTGCTTCTGGAGTAAGAGGTATTAATGTTGATGGTGGACATGTTATTGGTATGACAACTGATCAGGAAGGTCAGTTTATTATGGCAATTAGTGAGAATGGTTATGGTAAAATGTCGCCATTAGATGATTATCGTGAATCACATCGTGGTGGTAAAGGTGTTAAGACAATCAACACAACTGCTAAGACCGGTCAACTTGTTGCATTAAGAGCTGTTAATGGTGATGAGGATTTATTAATTATTACAAGTGAAGGTATTGTTATTAGACTTCCAATGGATCAAGTCAAGACAGCTGGTAGAAATACCCAGGGTGTTCGTTTGATCAAGGTTGCTGAAGGTTCTACAGTTTCTAGTGTAGAAGTTGTGGAAAAGGCTGAAGAGGATAATGAAGAACCTTCTGATGAAATTAAGGAATAG
- the gyrB gene encoding DNA topoisomerase (ATP-hydrolyzing) subunit B, producing MEENKVEHSYDESDIQVLEGLEAVRKRPGMYIGTTSARGLHHLVWEIVDNSIDEALAGFCNEIKVILEKGDIVKVIDNGRGMPTGKHAKTGKSTVETILTVLHAGGKFGGGGYKVSGGLHGVGASVVNALSEWLEVHVHREGHIYYQRFEKGGVPVGDLKIIGDCDDTGTIVSFKADPLIFNETTIYDYDTLNQRIRELAFLNKGLKLILEDHRNEPYKKNEYHYEGGIKEYVAYLNRNKTAIHEEIIYVEDEIDDIKVEVGMQYNDGYQPNIYSFCNNINTHEGGTHEEGFRLALTRVINNYAKNNNFLKKDDESLNGDDCREGLTAIISVKHPDPQYEGQTKTKLGNSEVRKIASNIISEALDKFLLENPDTASIIMNKAIVASHARMAAKRAREMTRRKTALDSIALPGKLADCSSKDPSECEVFIVEGDSAGGSAKMGRDRRTQAILPLRGKILNVEKARLDRILGNAEIRSMITAFGTGIGDEFDISKLRYHKIVIMTDADVDGGHIRILMLTFLYRFLKPLIEEGFVYAAQPPLYLLKHGKEEHYLYSDYELEKLKEDLGPNAKYNIQRYKGLGEMNAEQLWETTMDPENRLLWQIDLDDAMQADAMFDTLMGEKVEPRREFIQEHAQEAELDL from the coding sequence ATGGAAGAGAATAAAGTAGAACATAGTTATGATGAGTCTGATATTCAGGTCTTAGAAGGATTAGAGGCTGTTAGAAAAAGACCAGGTATGTATATTGGTACAACTTCAGCAAGAGGTTTACATCATCTTGTATGGGAAATTGTTGATAACTCTATTGATGAAGCTTTGGCTGGATTTTGTAATGAAATTAAGGTTATTTTAGAAAAAGGTGACATTGTTAAAGTTATTGATAATGGACGAGGAATGCCAACAGGTAAACATGCAAAAACTGGTAAAAGTACAGTTGAGACGATTTTAACTGTATTACATGCTGGTGGTAAATTTGGAGGCGGTGGTTATAAAGTCTCTGGTGGTTTACATGGTGTTGGTGCGAGTGTTGTTAATGCTTTAAGTGAGTGGTTAGAAGTTCATGTTCATAGAGAAGGACATATTTATTATCAACGTTTTGAAAAAGGTGGAGTTCCTGTTGGTGATTTAAAAATTATTGGTGATTGTGATGATACTGGAACAATTGTTTCATTTAAAGCTGATCCACTTATTTTTAATGAAACGACTATTTATGATTATGATACATTAAATCAAAGAATAAGAGAGTTAGCATTCTTAAATAAAGGATTAAAGTTAATTTTAGAAGATCATCGCAACGAACCATATAAGAAAAATGAATACCATTATGAAGGTGGTATTAAAGAATATGTTGCATACTTAAATAGAAATAAGACAGCTATCCATGAGGAAATTATCTATGTAGAAGATGAAATAGATGATATTAAAGTAGAAGTGGGTATGCAATATAATGATGGGTATCAACCAAATATTTATTCTTTCTGTAATAATATTAATACACATGAAGGAGGAACTCATGAAGAAGGGTTCCGTCTGGCTTTAACAAGAGTAATTAATAATTATGCTAAAAATAACAATTTTTTAAAGAAAGATGATGAATCTTTAAATGGTGATGATTGTCGTGAAGGGTTAACTGCCATTATTTCAGTTAAGCATCCTGATCCGCAATATGAAGGACAAACAAAAACAAAGTTAGGAAATTCTGAAGTCCGTAAAATTGCTAGTAATATTATTTCTGAAGCTTTAGATAAATTCTTATTAGAGAATCCAGATACAGCATCAATTATTATGAATAAAGCAATTGTTGCGAGTCATGCGAGAATGGCTGCGAAACGTGCAAGAGAAATGACACGTCGTAAAACAGCTTTAGATAGTATTGCTTTACCTGGTAAATTGGCGGATTGTTCATCTAAAGATCCAAGTGAATGTGAAGTCTTTATCGTCGAAGGGGACAGTGCCGGTGGGAGTGCAAAGATGGGAAGAGATAGAAGAACTCAAGCTATCTTGCCACTTCGTGGTAAAATTTTAAATGTTGAAAAAGCAAGATTAGATAGAATTTTGGGAAATGCTGAAATTCGTTCTATGATTACTGCTTTTGGAACAGGAATTGGTGATGAATTTGATATTAGTAAATTAAGATATCATAAAATTGTTATTATGACCGATGCCGATGTCGATGGAGGACATATTAGAATCTTAATGTTGACATTCTTATATCGTTTCTTAAAACCATTAATTGAAGAAGGATTTGTGTATGCTGCTCAACCTCCATTATATTTATTAAAACATGGAAAAGAGGAACATTATCTCTATAGTGACTATGAACTTGAGAAATTAAAAGAAGATTTAGGTCCAAATGCTAAATATAATATTCAACGTTATAAAGGTCTTGGAGAAATGAATGCAGAACAATTATGGGAAACAACAATGGATCCTGAAAATAGACTTTTGTGGCAAATTGATTTAGATGATGCAATGCAGGCTGATGCAATGTTTGATACATTGATGGGAGAGAAAGTTGAACCTAGACGTGAATTTATACAAGAACATGCACAAGAAGCTGAGCTTGATTTATAG
- the recF gene encoding DNA replication/repair protein RecF (All proteins in this family for which functions are known are DNA-binding proteins that assist the filamentation of RecA onto DNA for the initiation of recombination or recombinational repair.), producing the protein MKINHIELKNFRNYKDCSVDFDPFINIFIGKNAQGKTNLLEAIYILSLSKSFKTKVIEEFIYFNEDFAKIHGRVNSHEKDIDLEVVLSKYGKKAIINHKEIKKTSDYVGYLNVVLFIPEDLMLIKGSPRLRRKLMDMEISKISPIYMYNLNKYNKLLKERNKYLKMLHEKHRRYDEYLDVLSEQMARLQVDLIKKRIEFVDLLNDISSTMYDYISLHKEKLRIEYKCIYKDLSYEGILEKYQKNYQRDISYSQTVDGLHKDDMLMSLDDKDAVAYASQGQQRSIVLAIKIGLLELIKKEIGEYPILLLDDVMSELDDVRKTKLLNLIQGKVQTFLTSTSIDGVHHQVIDMAKKIMIEDGQVKGESNGRE; encoded by the coding sequence ATGAAAATTAATCATATTGAATTAAAGAATTTTAGAAACTATAAAGATTGCTCTGTTGATTTTGATCCTTTTATTAATATTTTTATTGGAAAAAATGCACAAGGAAAAACGAATTTATTAGAAGCTATTTATATTTTATCTTTATCTAAAAGTTTTAAGACAAAAGTTATTGAAGAGTTCATTTATTTTAATGAGGATTTTGCTAAGATTCATGGTCGTGTTAATTCTCATGAAAAAGATATTGATTTAGAAGTGGTCTTATCAAAATATGGTAAAAAAGCGATTATTAATCATAAAGAGATTAAAAAAACAAGTGATTATGTTGGATATTTAAATGTTGTTTTGTTTATTCCAGAAGATCTTATGTTGATAAAAGGAAGTCCTCGTTTAAGAAGAAAATTAATGGATATGGAGATTTCAAAGATATCTCCTATTTATATGTATAATCTTAATAAATACAATAAGCTTTTAAAAGAGAGAAATAAGTATTTAAAGATGTTGCATGAAAAGCATCGTAGATATGATGAATATCTTGATGTTTTATCTGAGCAGATGGCAAGACTTCAAGTTGATTTAATAAAGAAAAGAATTGAGTTTGTTGATTTATTAAATGATATTTCGTCTACAATGTATGATTATATTTCTTTACATAAAGAAAAATTGAGAATTGAATATAAATGTATATATAAAGATTTGAGTTATGAGGGAATCTTAGAGAAATATCAAAAGAATTATCAAAGAGATATTTCTTATAGTCAGACTGTTGATGGATTACATAAAGATGATATGTTAATGTCTTTAGATGATAAAGATGCTGTGGCTTATGCATCTCAAGGGCAACAAAGATCTATTGTATTAGCAATCAAGATTGGATTACTGGAATTGATAAAAAAAGAAATAGGAGAATATCCTATTCTCTTATTGGATGATGTTATGAGTGAATTAGATGATGTCAGAAAAACAAAATTATTGAATCTTATTCAAGGTAAAGTACAAACATTTTTGACGTCTACATCAATTGATGGTGTTCATCACCAAGTTATTGATATGGCTAAAAAAATTATGATAGAAGATGGACAGGTGAAAGGAGAAAGCAATGGAAGAGAATAA
- a CDS encoding RNA-binding S4 domain-containing protein codes for MKEIRINTEYITLGKFLKYVNAVDSGAIAKIVISEGEVFVNQEIETRRGRKLRDNDTVSYDGVDYLIRIDNEN; via the coding sequence ATGAAAGAAATAAGAATTAATACTGAGTATATTACTTTAGGTAAATTTTTGAAGTATGTAAATGCTGTTGACTCTGGAGCAATTGCCAAAATTGTCATTTCTGAAGGTGAAGTTTTCGTCAATCAAGAAATTGAAACCAGAAGAGGAAGAAAACTAAGAGATAATGATACTGTTTCTTATGACGGTGTAGATTATTTGATTCGTATAGACAATGAAAATTAA
- a CDS encoding ABC transporter permease has product MKIMNKLTLRYLQQNKKRTILTILCISVSVIMICCIGISLYSGKQFYKQYIEHTSGYHHYTIVNNNKDIIQIIKNDPEVKEYYFSSTSFYSVDDKKNDVSLNLKQGDYTYFEKENFDDLLIKGRLPNNHKEIAISQKYLINNHIQKNMGDTISLKEDDTGKLKTYLIVGLINDYEAQSYYKKSFNALSYIDLNDPQLYYTMYVIDKDLSTNIFKHCEKLNHEINEMLNQTSDFNNIFYNSQYLGIQDIFEENSQSAFLTLYNMVAILLFVIIFISFFIIYQAFNLSTHDRIQYLGMLSSVGATSKQKKRSVYFEGAILSLISIPLGIFISYIGMTVTFFFINKLDAIQIMGVEIHAQISIFYLFIVILLSLLTIFISLYLPARKISKISVIDALKKNDEIKVKKYKLKTSSFSKRFLNISQQLAVKNYKRQGRRSKVIVLSLVISMVAFISIFSFGQRLMKVSNNANPFHLYDIEMYINGDQVPEITKLLSTHDKVDDFYSISGDIPVKMKLDKKYLKIPKNNHVYNQKTDEYNVVFIGMSENKRKELCELNGIKYRNDLALVYNGHFTDYDNADNKTSHYQERFIKEDNLFIKTPIYFENVTYNQRGEEEKIERLQLEPLTSYAFIDNDKYKSLYGIDSQGSLYMIVSTDYVFQQNLDYYSSLRVFIASQQHVELTKELEDLGYNIEDHTQNFIQDRQIFLIIEIFIYGFVCIMIFFTMLNIINMMSASIEKRKKEFGMMLSVGMSPHGIHKMIWYESFIYGMKTLLYATPISIFIEWLLYNQIHIDDYYFSISYIAYIISFLVIMFVMLLTFHTGLNKFKKQNIIETLKDDM; this is encoded by the coding sequence ATGAAAATTATGAATAAATTAACATTAAGATATCTTCAACAAAATAAGAAAAGAACCATCTTAACAATTTTATGTATATCTGTTTCAGTGATTATGATATGTTGTATAGGAATTTCATTATATTCTGGTAAACAATTTTATAAACAATATATTGAACATACTTCAGGATATCATCATTATACTATTGTCAATAATAATAAAGATATTATTCAAATCATAAAAAATGATCCAGAAGTCAAAGAGTATTATTTTTCTAGTACATCATTTTATTCTGTTGATGATAAAAAAAATGATGTATCATTAAATTTAAAACAAGGAGATTATACTTATTTTGAAAAAGAAAACTTCGATGATTTGTTAATTAAAGGAAGATTACCAAATAATCATAAAGAGATTGCTATTTCACAAAAGTATTTAATTAATAACCATATTCAAAAGAATATGGGTGATACAATAAGTTTAAAAGAAGATGACACTGGAAAATTAAAAACATATTTGATTGTTGGTCTCATTAATGATTATGAAGCACAATCTTATTATAAAAAATCATTTAATGCTTTAAGTTATATTGATTTAAATGATCCGCAATTATATTATACTATGTATGTTATTGATAAGGATTTATCAACAAATATTTTTAAACATTGTGAAAAATTAAATCATGAAATTAATGAAATGTTAAATCAAACAAGTGATTTTAATAATATATTCTATAATTCACAATATTTAGGGATTCAGGATATCTTTGAAGAAAATTCTCAATCAGCATTTTTAACACTTTATAATATGGTCGCGATATTATTATTTGTTATTATATTTATTTCATTCTTTATTATTTATCAAGCTTTTAATCTTTCAACTCATGATAGAATCCAATATTTAGGAATGTTATCAAGTGTTGGAGCAACATCAAAGCAAAAGAAAAGATCTGTTTATTTTGAGGGCGCTATTTTATCTTTAATCTCTATACCTTTAGGTATTTTTATAAGTTATATTGGAATGACAGTAACATTCTTCTTCATTAATAAATTAGATGCTATTCAAATTATGGGTGTTGAAATTCATGCTCAAATATCAATATTTTATTTATTCATTGTTATTTTATTATCATTATTAACAATCTTTATTTCGCTTTATTTACCAGCTAGAAAAATATCTAAAATCTCAGTCATTGATGCATTAAAGAAAAATGATGAAATTAAAGTTAAAAAATATAAGTTAAAAACAAGTTCTTTTTCTAAAAGATTTTTAAATATTTCTCAACAGTTGGCAGTTAAGAATTATAAGCGACAGGGAAGACGTTCAAAAGTCATTGTCTTATCATTAGTTATTTCTATGGTTGCTTTTATTTCAATATTTAGTTTTGGTCAAAGATTAATGAAAGTATCAAATAATGCTAATCCTTTTCATTTATATGATATAGAAATGTATATTAATGGTGATCAAGTTCCTGAGATTACAAAATTATTAAGTACGCATGATAAAGTTGATGATTTTTATAGTATAAGTGGAGATATTCCAGTGAAAATGAAACTTGATAAGAAATACTTAAAAATACCTAAAAATAATCATGTTTATAATCAAAAAACAGATGAATATAATGTTGTTTTTATTGGAATGAGTGAGAATAAAAGGAAAGAGTTATGTGAATTAAATGGCATCAAATATAGAAATGATTTGGCATTAGTTTATAATGGTCATTTTACAGATTATGATAATGCTGATAACAAGACTTCTCATTATCAAGAGCGCTTTATCAAGGAGGATAATCTTTTCATAAAAACACCAATCTATTTTGAAAATGTAACTTATAATCAACGGGGTGAAGAAGAAAAAATAGAAAGATTGCAACTAGAACCATTAACATCATATGCATTCATTGATAATGATAAATATAAATCATTGTATGGAATTGATAGTCAAGGAAGTTTGTATATGATTGTTTCTACTGATTATGTATTTCAACAAAATTTGGATTATTATAGTTCTTTGAGAGTATTTATTGCATCTCAGCAGCATGTTGAATTAACAAAAGAATTAGAAGATTTAGGATATAATATTGAAGATCATACTCAAAATTTTATACAAGATCGTCAAATCTTCTTAATTATAGAAATTTTCATTTATGGGTTTGTCTGTATAATGATTTTCTTTACAATGCTTAATATTATTAATATGATGAGTGCTAGTATTGAAAAGCGTAAGAAAGAATTTGGGATGATGTTAAGTGTAGGAATGAGTCCTCATGGTATTCATAAGATGATATGGTATGAAAGTTTTATTTATGGAATGAAAACATTACTTTATGCAACACCAATAAGTATTTTTATTGAATGGTTGTTATATAATCAAATTCATATAGATGATTATTATTTTTCTATTTCATATATTGCATATATTATCTCATTTTTAGTTATTATGTTTGTTATGCTATTAACTTTTCATACTGGTTTAAATAAGTTTAAAAAACAAAATATTATAGAAACACTGAAAGATGATATGTAG